The following coding sequences are from one Triticum dicoccoides isolate Atlit2015 ecotype Zavitan chromosome 4A, WEW_v2.0, whole genome shotgun sequence window:
- the LOC119289587 gene encoding uncharacterized protein At3g49055-like: protein MCQGTKSQAVEQPTTLQGFLLTVSYVLLPYQKKLSLLFSCTKYLQIPAMDHQTKFAVQKIVVSLQSADEILENILDRASEEKAEMISCRSNLDPKDGLEFLELEAHNIHDLAKEVEIRLSEHREKERKERCRMESMISSLKKGNQDIRSMLEVAVTEKEAAENSLRVLKDDVDQRRSSILQIAEKGLQKVGFGFIMEVISGETEGDEMSSSSASAASNGSESKQEVDSLVSISTSLLGSCNGSVV from the coding sequence ATGTGCCAAGGAACAAAATCACAGGCAGTGGAGCAGCCAACTACCCTTCAAGGTTTCCTTTTGACTGTCAGCTATGTCCTGCTTCCCTACCAGAAAAAGCTTTCCCTTCTCTTCTCTTGCACCAAGTATCTGCAGATACCAGCCATGGATCACCAAACTAAGTTTGCCGTGCAGAAGATTGTTGTGTCGCTCCAGTCGGCGGATGAGATCTTGGAGAATATCCTGGACAGAGCTTCTGAAGAGAAAGCAGAAATGATTTCTTGCCGATCGAATCTTGATCCCAAGGATGGGCTGGAATTCCTGGAATTGGAGGCTCATAACATTCATgatctggccaaggaggtggagatCAGGCTCTCGGAGCACAGggagaaggaaaggaaggagaGATGCAGGATGGagagtatgatatcaagcttaaagaAGGGGAACCAGGATATTAGGAGCATGTTGGAGGTTGCTGTGACCGAGAAGGAGGCGGCGGAGAATAGCCTTCGTGTGTTGAAGGACGACGTCGATCAGAGAAGAAGTTCAATATTGCAGATTGCTGAGAAGGGGTTGCAGAAGGTTGGCtttggcttcatcatggaggtgatAAGTGGAGAAACAGAAGGAGATGAGATGAGTAGCTCCAGTGCCAGTGCAGCATCTAATGGAAGCGAAAGTAAACAGGAGGTTGACAGTCTGGTAAGTATTTCTACATCACTCCTTGGTAGCTGCAACGGTTCTGTTGTTTAG
- the LOC119289588 gene encoding uncharacterized protein LOC119289588: MAAEPRSEKKNPPPEKKAPLPKVVTLNKALILAQTWVDKMSALEPDELNDKDFEGRPSGLGLGARVAPNVKRAAPTDPVERRLLGKVNAHKRKSAEEEKINTQEVNEASDDDSGEPQGRTSACSKKRELPSVTSMPLGKKTK, translated from the exons ATGGCAGCGGAGCCGCGGTCGGAGAAGAAGAATCcgccgccggagaagaaggccccgCTCCCGAAGGTGGTCACGCTCAACAAGGCCCTCATTTTG GCCCAGACATGGGTGGACAAAATGAGCGCGCTGGAGCCGGATGAGCTGAATGATAAGGATTTTGAGGGTCGCCCGTCAGG GCTTGGCCTTGGTGCTAGAGTGGCGCCAAACGTGAAGCGGGCAGCTCCCACTGATCCGGTGGAGAGGAGGTTGCTCGGAAAGGTGAATGCACATAAGAGGAAGTCAGCGGAGGAGGAGAAAATAAACACTCAGGAGGTGAATGAGGCGAGCGATGATGATAGCGGTGAGCCTCAAGGTAGAACCAGTGCTTGTAGCAAGAAGAGGGAATTGCCTTCAGTTACTTCAATGCCATTAGGCAAGAAGACCAAGTGA